atgacccaacctttagcttccgtcgtcagaattctggtattctttgtcaacattcacctcttcagtgtaagagccttgccgcttgtaatattttgatggtggtaattggggtgaaacgctgttaacgtcgtctctttcgccgttcgtatggagagagttaaaagagggggtagggtagggtatggttTGTCTTAAAACACTTGACAGGAGTTGGCATCTCTGGGTATGGTTAAAagagggggtagggtagggtatggctTGTCTGGTGTCTTACAACCACTGGACAGCAGTTGGCATCTCTGGGTATGGTTAAAAGAGGGGGTATGGTAGGGTATGGCTTGTCTGGTGtcttacaaacacttgacaggggctgGCATCTCTGTGTATGATTAAAGATGGGGCAGGGTAGGGTATGGCTTGTCTGGTGTCCCACAGACACATGAGGAAAAGAATCTGGACCACTTGCTGAGCTGGCCGAAAAGCTTGTGTGAAGAAAACGCAGctgaaagttttttgtttttgttttgttttttctcttttgcttCTTGTCCATTTTGTCTGTATGCTTTCAAGGGAAttcatgctgattttttttttggtattgttatgatgttattctatttcattcatttcggtttatttcattttattttagcgttgttattatgattgtatttatctgttatcattattattgatgcagtggtgatgatgaagaagatgatgatgattacgattatTGTTActggtattattattagtattgttaatattgttgttgttgttattgttactatcattgtTGGTATtgctatcatttttatttttgttattattgttgttgttgttattaatttttttgttatcAAATCTTTCAACGGGATTATGGCCCCTGCCGCCCCCCGCCCCAACTACTTccggcccccccccccgggccccccatcacccatctccaccacccctccgATGTTTTGTGTGTCATCGGgattgctgtgttgttgctgttttccccTGAATGGATATTTGTTTTATTCCTTTATatcttcttttgtctgtctccaatgtgtgtgtgtgtgtgtgtgtgtgtgtgtgtgtgtgcgcgcgcgtgtgtatttgtgtgtgtgtgtgtgtgtgtgtgtgtgtgtatgtgtgtctgtctctgtgtgcgcgcgcgtgtgtatttgtgtgtgtgtgttgtgtgtgtgtgtgtgtgtgtgtgtgtgtgagagagagagagagagagagagagagagagagattcaactcTGTAATCTTGCTGTCTCATGAAGAAACGTAAGCAATATACCTCCTGTTTGAAACATTTTTAAAACACAGGTTAAGATGTATCCAGTCAGCTGGTACTGACATTTGctttgtatactttttttttttatataccactTGTATAAATTTTGTTAAGCTCACAGATGCGTAGcagtcatggtgtgtgtttgtgtgtgtgtgtgtgtgtgtgtgtgtgtgtgtgtgtgtgtgtgtgtgtgtgtgtgtgtgtttgtgtgtgtgtgtgtgtgtgtgtgtgtttgtgtgtgtgtgtgtgtgtgtgtgtttgtgtgtgtgtgtgtgtgtgtgtgttgtgtgtgtgtgtgtgtgtgtatgtgtgtgtgtgtgtgttgtgtgtgtgtgtgtgtgtgtgtgtgtgtgtgtgtgcgtgtgtgtgtgtgtttgcgtgtgtgttcatgtgtgtgtgtgtgtgtgtgtgcacgtacgtgatTTGCTGGTGATGTTATCATTTGCTGTTTTGGCCTTTGTtaggcatgtgtgtgagtgtgtgtgtgagggggcggggggggggggggagtagagagagggagagatatatataggtTTAACAGAATACAATTAATCCTGATATTCGATACACACAGGCCTACGGCACCAGCTGGTGAAATGAGAAAAAATAATATTTTAATTAATTTAACCTaacgacaaaaaagaaatgaGGAGAAAACGAACTTAACAAAATAAATCCAAAAAGTAAACCGAAATCTAAATGGAAACACTCCTTGAACAGTACGTTGCACAGATGATTCCTAGTAGACTTCGGCCGACTTGCACACAAAATATCGTATTGGTATtagcattattactgttgttgttgttatcatcacgcacccctgccccccccccccccacacacacaccctcccaaccccttaTTACCACAATACACCATTCCTCCGATGTTTTGTGTGTCATTGGgattgctgtgttgtttttttccccttctgaaaggatatttcttttctttctttccttcttcttttgattgtctcctccgccgtgtgtgtgtgtgtgtgtgtgtgtgtgtgtgtgtgtgtgtgtgtgtgtgtgtgtgttaccattacacattatcatcatcatcatcatcaccaccatcatcatcatcatcatcatcatcgtcagcagcatcatcaccatcatcatcaccgccatcatcatcatcatcaccatcaatgccatcatcatcaccatcatcgtcctcattatcgtcatcatcatcattatcatcaccatcatcatcaccatcatcatcatcatcatcatcatcatcaccatcatcatcaccatcatcatcgtcatcatcatcatcatcatcaccatcatcatcatcaccatcatcatcaccatcatcgtcatcatcatcatcatcatcatcaccatcatcgtcatcatcaccatcatcgtcatcatcatcatcatcatcatcatcatcaccatcatcgtcatcattatcatcatcaccatcatcatcaccatcatctgcaTGCAGTACAACAGCACCTCATTGTGTGGCCAGTGCCATATATGCTCTGGCACCAAaactccacttcccccccccccactccccacacccccgtccTCTCCCTAACCACCAACCCAACACCtctccccgcatccccccccccccaacacacacaccctgcctcccgctacctctctcttctatctacaGCCTATCTTCTccttaccccttctccccccctctctctcttttgtttgttggaGAAACATCAGAGTGAAaacgttctctttctctccccccccctctctctcttttgttgtagAAACATCAGAGTgaaaacgttctctctctctccccccccccctctctctcttttgttgtagAAACATCAGAGtggaaactttctctctctctcccccctctctctcttttgtttgttgtagAAACAGAGTGgaaactttctctctcccccccctctctctcttttgtttgttggaGAAACAGAGtggaaactttctctctctccccccctctctctcttttgtttgttggaGAAACAGAGtggaaactttctctctctccccccctctctctcttttgtttgttgtagAAACATCAGAGTAgaaactttctcccccccccccctctctctctctcttttgttgtagAAACATCAGAGTAgaaactttctcccccccccctctctctcttttctttgttgtagAAACATCAGAGTAgaaactttctcccccccccctctctctctcttttgttgtagAAACAGAGtagaaactttctctctctctcccccctctctctcttttgtttgttggaGAAACAGAGtggaaactttctctctctctcccccctctctctcttttgtttgttggaGAAACAGAGtggaaactttctctctctctcccccctctctctctctcttttgtttgttggaGAAACAGAGtggaaactttctctctctctcccccctctctctctcttttgtttgttggaGAAACAGAGtggaaactttctctctctctcccccctctctctctctcttttgtttgttgaaGAAACAGAGTGgaaactttctctctcccctatctctctcttttgtttattGAAGGAAGAGCAGATTGcaaactttctctcccccccccctctctctcttgtttgttgaagGAACAGCAGATTgcatactttctctctcccccctctctctcttgtttgttgaagGAACAGAAGATTGcaaactttctctccccccccctctctctcttgtttgttgaagGAACAGCAGATTgcatactttctctctcccccctctctctcttgtttgttgaagGAACAGCAGATTGcatactttctctcccccccccccccctctctcttgtttgttgaagGAACAGCAGATTGcatactttctctcccccccctctctctcttgtttgttgaagGAACAGCAGATTGcatactttctctccccccccctctctcttgtttgttgaagGAACAGCAGATTGcatactttctctccccccccccctctctcttgtttgttgaagGAACATCATATTGcatactttctctccctcccctctctctcttgtttgttgaagGAACATCAGAGTGgaaactttctctctccccccctctctctctcttgttttttgaaGAAACATCATATtgcataatttctctctctcccccatcccccctctctctctcttgtttgttgaagAAACAGCAGAGTGgaaactttctctcccccccccccctctctctctcttttttgttttttgaagaaaCATCATATTgcatactttctctctccccccccccctctctctcttgttttttgaaGAAACATCATATTgcatactttctctctccccccatccccccccccttctctctcttgtttgttgaagGAATGTCAGAGTggaaaactttctctctctccccctctctctcttgttttttgaaGAAACATCATATTGcatactttctctccccccctctctctctcttgtttgctgAAGGAACGTCAGAGTGGAAAactttctccccccacctccacctcagaTTGGatcccttctgccccccccccttctcctcccccctctctctctctttagcttgtTGAAGAAACATCAGACATGAAccgtcatcatatatatatatatatatatatatcatcacatATATGTACACTTGTTACTGtgggctgttttttgtttgctttgtcttgATCTACATGTGTGCAACTTGCAAAGCTGACAGTTCTTGTAACTGTCATTTGGTTGGAATGCAAATTCTAGGCCtcacagtcgggacagcagttacctcccctgctgttctgatggtcattgtcgaccacgactgactattatacatgTTCCTCCCTGAGTGTGTTTCAACAGAAATGTGTAGGTATGATCAAATATGTTTTATTTGGTGTGTCTTTGCTCTCAGCTGCTTATCTCTGTTTCATGTATTTTGCCATGAAATATAATATCTTGTTGGCTGTCGAACAACAGCCAACGTCACCAGTATAATATCTTGGCGCTTCAGTTTTGTTATATTTGCTCATGTACATAACCATTTACACgtgctgtccctctctccctctttctctctctcacacacacacacacgcataaacacagagagacatacagacagacacaaacgcgcgcgcgtgcacgcatatacactcacgcacacacacacacacacactcacacacacacacacacattcacgattTAATTCACTTACATCCCTTTTCGGACAAATACGAACGACTGCAAACAGACCAGCATGCtaaacaacacgaaaacaaaTCATAAAATGTACTGTGTCCATAGAACTGATatgccgaacacacacacacacacacacacacacacacacacgtgctcaaaATATACATCAGATTTGATAACAGAAAATCCCTTTCCAATTTTCAATGTCAGTGCACTGGCGCGCGAATTTGCGAATGAAAACCTGAACTGACACTAACTggcgggtgtgcatgtgtgtgttttttttttgctccttttcaTTGCTGgcactgttttctttgtttgtcgtgacagtgttttgtttgtcttgtttgttcaGAATGTCACATtggagtacacagaatgtaagcacaatacacatgcaagccgcatacaacaaaataaggccaaatgaaaacgcttaatagccaaaaaaagcgttagacgagacagagcgaaaacctgacaagatggcgtggagagccttggccaaaggaatgattcagcgcttatagctgttagaggcgtttgattggctaagagcgggccagactaagaggggcgtcttttcactgttagccgcgcgaaatttggccaaacagagcaaaccataggcctagtttgcatcagtttgacatggtaagtatatgtaaacaccaaacatggagtataatacaaactcctccttttcattTCCTTCAGttatctttctgttttcttctttcttttttttttttttttttttttaacagtctgcCTGTTGTTGCATTGTCTTAATGAATAGTTTTTGGTTGCATGACTGTCTGGAAAGactgttcgtttgtgtgtttgtctcgtCTCTCATCTTTCAGTTCTGGAAAGTGTTAAACTGTTGAGGTTTGCACGTGTTTTCTGTTTTATAGCACTGTGAATTCGCATTTCTtacttaaaaaaaccaaaccaaaccaaaatgattcctcgaaaagaaaaaagaaaatcatttttCAATATTTTGACAGTGTACGAGAGTTGAAACGTTATAAAGAAATAAagttatggagaaaaaaaaatctgaagcaatctgtgtgtggttgttttattGAATGATGCAACCTGGTTTAACATGCTCGTCATTTGGTTTCCTTTCataactgatgttgttgttgtttaacccgTTGCCTGCCGCCGACACGTATGTTGGTAGATGAACAGGCTGCCCTGTAACAGGTCAGGGTGTCGTTCACCACTCTGTAACAGGTCAGGGTGTCGTTCACCACTCTGTAACAGGTCAGGGTGTCGTTCACCACCCTGTAACACGTCAGGGTGTCGTTCACCACTCTGTAACAGGTCAGGGTGTCGTTCACCACCCTGTAACAGGTCAGGGTGTCGTACACCACTCTGTAACAGGTCAGGGTGTCGTTCACCACCCTGTAACAAGTCAGGATGTCGTTCACCACTCTGTAACAGGTTAGGGTGTCGTTCACCACTCtgtaacaggtcaggatgtcgttCACCACCCTGTAACAAGTCAGGATGTCGTTCACCACTCTGTAACAGGTCAGGGTGTCGTTCACCACTCTGTAACAGGTCAGGGTGTCGTTCACCTCCCTGTAACAGGTCAGGGTGTCGTTCACCTCCCTGTAACAGGTCAGTGTGTCGTTCACCTCCCTGTAACAGGTCAGTGTGTCGTTCACCACTCTGTAACAGGTCAGGGTGTCGTTCACCACTCTGTAACAGGTCAGGGTGTCGTTCACCACTCTGTAACCGGATTTATTCCGCTGACGACTGTATTACTTTCTCTTCGGCAAAATCACCGACACCATTGGTAATAGGCGACAACCACATGTCTTCCCCACTACTgctgtctgtgactggtggactgaccgtccacgccttgttgtgaacacgaCTCATTCCGTTTTGAGGGGGACAAGTGTGGATATTGCCTTATAATTACACAAACGCGTAGTAACTGCAACTTCATATTCAAATCACACTGTTTCTCGATTGCACCAAGGTTCAACAGCCGAGGGTTCAGATCTTTCCCCAGACATTTGAGGAGCCAGTCTGTAGcttaagaggaaggtggcagaatggttaaaatgctcagctgccaatgtagagagtccttgagggtgtgggttcgaatcccgctctcgccctttctcccaagtttgaatggaaaatcaaactgagcgtctagtctttctggatgaggcgataaaccgaggtcccgtgtgtagcacgcacttggcgcactgaaaaagaacccatggcaacgagagtgttgtcctctggcaaaattctgtagaagaaacccactctgatatgCACAcgaatacataagcatgcactcaaggcctgactatgcgcgttgggttatgctgctggtaaggcatctacctagcagatgtggtgtggcgtatgtggatttgtccgaacgcaatgacacctccttgagaaactgcaacTGAATCTGTAACTGTTTTCTCCTTTGCTCAGGAATGGTCAGTGCTTTTCAGAACTTCTTTTCCTAGACATTGAAGGAGCCAGTCTCTGTAACTGTTTTTTTCCTTCGCCCAGAAATGATCAGTGCTTTCCAGCACTCTTTTTTCTTAGATATCAAAGGGGCCAATCTCCATAACTGTTTCTCCTTCGTCAAGGAAATGGTCAGTGCTTTCCAGCGCTCTCTCCCCCAGACATCAGAGGAGCCAGTCTCTGAAGCTGTTTCTCCTTTGCCCAGGAATTCACCGATGTTTCGTTTGCTGTCATGAAGGCACACTCTGCAGGGACGACGCTGAACTCGGCACTCCACGTGGTGGCAGGCACGAGCAGCACGGTCGTGTTGGGACGGTGTGCACAGAAGTTGGACACTTTGTTGTTGACGCTGACGAAAGCCTCCACTTCCTGCTGGAAATCATCACTCTGCTCCGCCAGCTTTTCCTCCAGCACCTTGACGTAGTGTTCATAGAGAGCCACGTCGAACTGCTGAAACTCCAGGAAGCGTCGCCTCACCTCGGCATCCGCCTGGATGCTTGAGGCGTGCCCGTGCTTGTGAGTGTTGAGCTTGGTGTAGATGATGTCCTTGAAGGTCCAGTTGAACATCCGCTTCATCAGCACCAGAGACTCGTCCAGGCGCTCCATGACCAGAACCAGGTCCAGAAGGCTGTCCAGATGACGGAGGAAGGTGCCGATGTAGGACCTGTCCCTCAGGCGTCTCGGGGGCAGGCCCAGGTCTATGCTCATCCtgttgtttgtgaaggactgcagGGGGTCGGGGGGCTCGTAGGCAGACTGGTTGCGGATGAAGCCCTCGAAGCTGCTGGCCTTCCTGATGTATCGGAAGCGGAAGTAGAAGAAGGCGGACTGCACGAGATGCCAGGGCTGTCTCACCACGGCCACGTAGCGCGTGTCGCCCGGGAAGTGTCGGCGGAGCTGGGAAGGGTCCAGGACCACGTGGTTCAGCAGAACGTCGAAGAGAAAgggcggggacggggggtggggcaGCAGGTTCCTGAGTTGAGTGCTGTACACGGACAGGAGGTTGCTGCGTTGAGGGAAGAACACGTTCAGCTGGCGACTGACGGAGAACCTGAGGAACACGTTGAACAGCGTGGTGCTCCCCGCCTTGTGAACCTGCAACGTCGTTCTCATGGTTGGTactgacgggagcaatagccagATAGTAcagtaaagcgttggactttcaatctgagggtcccgggttcgaatctcggtaacggcgcctggtgggtaaagggtggagatgtttccgatctcccaggtcaacatgtgtgccgacctgctagtgcctgaaccccccttcgtgtgtatacacaagcagaagatcaaatacgcacgttaaagatcctgtaatccatgtcagcttttggtgggttatggaaacgagaacataccaaCTATGCACcacccctcccgaaaacggagtatggctgcctacatggcggaataaaaaaaaccaaaaacggtcatacacgtaaaagcccactcgtttacatacgagtgaacgtgggagctgcagcccacaaacgaagaagaagaggacgaagattgTTGATACATGTCCGATCCAATGGCCTCGCTCAAACAATCCTACAAATAATTATTGagtgagggagacggagggaggacGGAAATTATATCCAGTCCAATGGGcctgctaaaacaatcctccatggAACTATTgagaaaatgacagaaaacacaTTTGACAAAGATGATCTGTCCATGGTGAAAACTATGGAAGAATTAAACCAGTTCAACTTGATAAAGATggtacagtcattcggatgagaggataaaccgagatcccttgtgcggcatgcacttagcacacgtaaaagaacccacggcaacaaaagggttgttcctgtcaaaattatatagaaaaatccacttcgataggaaaaaacaaataaaactgcacgtaggaaaacacacacacacacacacacacacacacacacacacacacacaatggatggcgctgtagtgtagcgacgaggtctccctggggagagcagcctgaatttcacacagagaaatctgttgttacaaaaagagaactacaaatacaaatattgatgACACAGACTACAGACGAACTGGTCCAGCTCATCTTTACAAAGACGATGTGTAGATAAAACAGACTATAATTATATGAATGAAGATGACGAAAAATCACACTCACAAAGATAATGTATTGATGGAGCAGACTCCATCGATGAGTTGAATCGATCCAGCTCACCATGACAAACACAATATGTGACAAAATGTTGATGGAACAGGCTATTATATGAATTGATCTAACACAACATGACTACATATGTTGATGGCAGAGACAATAGTTAACACCCGATCCTAAGTGGATCTTCTTTCTCGCATTCATCCCCTTCTGTCTTGACCACAGttcacctcacgatcttcgccactctccctcatttcaatcttttaaaactggtctgaaaacacgtAATTTTTAAAACGCCTATGCAGGACCTTCCATGTCTTTCAAATGACATTCAgctataagccatgcaaactctgtgtgtgtgtgtgtgtgtgtgtgtgtgtgtgtgtgtgtgtgtgtgtgtgtgcatgcgtgtgtgtgtggtgttaaagTAATGTAATAtgcgtagtctttgaatctgtttttatgcttttgtgcattaaatcttttttttttcttgtaagttgtggtgtgtgtatgtgtgtttcatgtttattgtaaagcgctttgagatcCCATTAAGGGAAGAAATCTCTCAAcaagttttcattattattattattaccatcatcatcattattatcattatttgatgGAATAGACAATAGATGAAGTGATCCAGCACACCTTGACGAAGCTGATATATTGAAGGAGCAGACTACAGATGAATTTAATTGACCCAGCTCACCTTCACAAAGACGATATGTTGATGGAACATATTACAGATGAATTCATTCAGTACATCTTGAGAAAGAACgactttttgttgtgttgttgttgttgttgttgttactttgttttgtattcttagaaaaaagacaggaaaagatgAAGTGATCTAACTCACCCTGGCAAAGACAATATGTTGATGGAACAGACTGCAGATGAATTGAACTGGTCCAACTCAACTCTATCTCGACAAAGACGATATTTTGAAGAAACAATATATAGATGAATTGATCCAGATCACTTTGACAAAAAAGATAGAACATTGTTGACGGGACAGACTATAAACGAATTGATCCAGTTCACCTTGACACAGACAATAAGTTGCTGGAACAGACCTTAGATGAAGTGATCCAGTTCATTCTGACAAAGACAATATCttgagaaacagacaaaagatgAAGTGAATTTATCCAGCTCACCGCGTTGACAGACAATGTATTGATGGAAGAAGTTAATTCTGcaaggtgtcagaatggttaagatgcttttctgtcaatacagtgtccttgaagatctgggttcgaatcacgctcttgctctttctcccagGCTGGacaggaaaatcagactgagcgtctagtcattcggatgagacgatgaaccgaggttcagtgtgcagcacgcacttagtgcactggaaaataacccatggcaacaaaagtgttgtcctctggcaaaattctgttggtaatcaaatatgtatgcatgcactttaTCTATTAAgttgggttgggttatgctgctgtcaggcatctgcccagcagatgtggtgtggcatgtaattatgatgatgatgatgatgatgataatagtaataataataaaaaatgataacaatagagCGCTTAATCAAATAATGTTGCTAATAAGCGCTCTACAATCAAAATagttccatttaaaaaaaagtgtatttgtccaaatgcagtgacgcctccttgagaaactgaaactgatggaacAGACTATACATGAAGTGATCCAGTACACCTTGACAAAGACAATGATAATTGTTATCTCGACAGAGGAATATTTTAACGACCTGACCCAGCTCACCTTGACAAAGACGACATGTCGATGGATGACTATTTTAACGAACTGACAAAGCTCACCTTGACAAAGACGACATGTCGATGGATGACTATTTTAACGTACTGACAAAGCTCACCTTGACAAAGACGACATGTCGATGGATGACTATTTTAACGAACTGACAAAGCTCACCTTGACAAAGACGACATGTCGATGGATGACTATTTTAACGAACTGACAAAGTTCACCTTGACAAAGACGACATGTCGATGGATGACTATTTCAACGAACTGACGAAGCTCACCTTGACAAAGACGACATGCTGATGGGTGACTATTTTAACGAACTGACAAAGCTCACCTTGACAAAGACGACATGCTGATGGGTGACTATTTCAACGAACTGACGAAGCTCACCTTGACAAAGACGACATGCTGATGGGTGACTATTTTAACGAACTGACAAAGCTCACCTCGACAAAGACGACATGTCGATGGATGACTATTTCAACGAACTGACGAAGCTCACCTCGACAAAGACGACATGTCGATGGATGACTATTTCAACGAACTGACGAAGCTCACCTCGACAAAGACGACATGCTGATGGATGACTATTTTAACGAACTGACCCAGCTCACCCTGACAAAGACATGTCGATGGATGACTATTTTAACGAACTGACCCAGCTCACCTTGACAAAGATAATGTGCTGCACCTCCCCTGGAGTTCTGTTGGCGTTCCACGCATACTCCTTCTCCTTGCCCTGTTTTGGTGGTCGTTTGGCGCGAGGTTTGTCGAGGGCGGAAGTGGTGTTCCGCCTGGGAGGCGTCTTTCCATCGCTCTTCCAGGAAGGATTCCCCGGGCCATGAGAACGCCCGTGCACTACCTGCTTGCCCGTTTTTCTGTAGATTTGTCCATGACGGGGGTGGTTCGTCGGAACTGGTCTGTCGTCAGGATCGACCATTGAGGAAGAGTCCACGAGGTAATGTCTTATATCCAGCTGAAGTACGGGGAAAATGGCAAGAAACATAGCGATTCCGAAAATGATGGTGACGGTAAAGATTTTCTTCTGTATCATTCT
This window of the Babylonia areolata isolate BAREFJ2019XMU chromosome 17, ASM4173473v1, whole genome shotgun sequence genome carries:
- the LOC143291738 gene encoding galactosylceramide sulfotransferase-like isoform X1; the protein is MSPLTCTIRMCIWHFGRWFSLSFFARPAMRFFKAVRRRMIQKKIFTVTIIFGIAMFLAIFPVLQLDIRHYLVDSSSMVDPDDRPVPTNHPRHGQIYRKTGKQVVHGRSHGPGNPSWKSDGKTPPRRNTTSALDKPRAKRPPKQGKEKEYAWNANRTPGEVQHIIFVKVHKAGSTTLFNVFLRFSVSRQLNVFFPQRSNLLSVYSTQLRNLLPHPPSPPFLFDVLLNHVVLDPSQLRRHFPGDTRYVAVVRQPWHLVQSAFFYFRFRYIRKASSFEGFIRNQSAYEPPDPLQSFTNNRMSIDLGLPPRRLRDRSYIGTFLRHLDSLLDLVLVMERLDESLVLMKRMFNWTFKDIIYTKLNTHKHGHASSIQADAEVRRRFLEFQQFDVALYEHYVKVLEEKLAEQSDDFQQEVEAFVSVNNKVSNFCAHRPNTTVLLVPATTWSAEFSVVPAECAFMTANETSVNSWAKEKQLQRLAPLMSGGESAGKH
- the LOC143291738 gene encoding galactose-3-O-sulfotransferase 2-like isoform X2 codes for the protein MIQKKIFTVTIIFGIAMFLAIFPVLQLDIRHYLVDSSSMVDPDDRPVPTNHPRHGQIYRKTGKQVVHGRSHGPGNPSWKSDGKTPPRRNTTSALDKPRAKRPPKQGKEKEYAWNANRTPGEVQHIIFVKVHKAGSTTLFNVFLRFSVSRQLNVFFPQRSNLLSVYSTQLRNLLPHPPSPPFLFDVLLNHVVLDPSQLRRHFPGDTRYVAVVRQPWHLVQSAFFYFRFRYIRKASSFEGFIRNQSAYEPPDPLQSFTNNRMSIDLGLPPRRLRDRSYIGTFLRHLDSLLDLVLVMERLDESLVLMKRMFNWTFKDIIYTKLNTHKHGHASSIQADAEVRRRFLEFQQFDVALYEHYVKVLEEKLAEQSDDFQQEVEAFVSVNNKVSNFCAHRPNTTVLLVPATTWSAEFSVVPAECAFMTANETSVNSWAKEKQLQRLAPLMSGGESAGKH